A genomic stretch from Arachis stenosperma cultivar V10309 chromosome 3, arast.V10309.gnm1.PFL2, whole genome shotgun sequence includes:
- the LOC130969791 gene encoding uncharacterized protein LOC130969791: MTLNLCSPCFSRLLLHHSSSPLNKLPETCANHSSNTLLPTLVFSSSPFLPFTSNNLSRASLSESHNEISQDAGQLDHYQLLLRVAASAKDADDALLMIAQNSSRNGGGVVSADDSSTIISAALQRNNSELALSIFYAMRSSLDSVGGNGPFVEGWKWSRPNAHVYTILIQGLAASLRVSDALRVLKYICEVGVSPGEEVRFGKVVRCPSCQIAVAVAQPQQGIQIVSCSKCRYQYELVSGDIVSIQSEEISMDITAWERGLRFLKLKKQSIPAAVHSMVVQTPSGMARTHRFATETVDIPAQEGERVTVAVAAPLNVYRKVGLFKFSPRAPDLYPGEAMCITNHKDGRESILLRAPTKEGNSSLLNPSVLFPLLAVFATGDAASGLIDPGLPQVLSVVAVSSLAVGATLNSVVFPQLKQLPQGSVEVTAIKQRLLSQYDVILSRIKDLKEAAEKEIWMLARMCQLENKISAVGEPSYRTRRSKVKRVRESLQNSLRGRIELIDSYARISSMIEIEVEMETDVLAAETASNADTITEQIEQIMEMENLEERWKIEAEANDEAERILSSQPMPSEDV; the protein is encoded by the exons ATGACACTGAACTTGTGCTCTCCATGCTTCTCTCGCCTCCTCCTTCATCACTCTTCTTCTCCGCTCAACAAACTCCCCGAAACCTGTGCAAACCACAGCTCCAACACTCTTCTTCCAACTCTCGTCTTCTCCTCTTCTCCGTTTCTTCCCTTCACTTCCAACAACCTTTCCAGGGCTTCCCTCAGTGAAAGCCACAATGAGATTTCTCAGGATGCCGGCCAGCTCGATCACTACCAGCTCCTCCTCCGAGTCGCCGCCTCTGCCAAAGACGCCGATGATGCCTTGCTCATGATCGCACAAAACTCTTCAAGAAACGGAGGCGGCGTCGTTTCCGCGGACGATTCTTCCACCATCATCTCCGCCGCGCTTCAGCGGAACAATTCCGAGCTCGCGTTGTCCATTTTCTATGCCATGCGCTCAAGTCTCGATTCAG TTGGCGGGAATGGACCTTTTGTTGAGGGATGGAAGTGGTCGAGGCCAAATGCACATGTATATACGATCTTGATTCAGGGTTTGGCGGCATCTCTGAGGGTTTCTGATGCCCTTAGGGTGCTCAAATATATCTGTGAGGTTGGGGTATCCCCTGGTGAGGAG GTCCGATTTGGAAAGGTAGTGAGGTGTCCTAGTTGTCAGATAGCTGTTGCAGTTGCACAGCCACAACAAGGTATTCAG ATTGTATCTTGTTCAAAGTGTCGCTACCAGTATGAGCTTGTTTCAGGTGACATAGTTAGTATTCAGTCAGAAGAAATCAG CATGGACATTACAGCGTGGGAAAGGGGGTTAAGATTCctgaaattgaagaagcaaaGCATTCCTGCGGCTGTTCACTCTATGGTG GTGCAAACCCCTTCTGGTATGGCTCGCACCCACAGATTTGCAACCGAGACGGTTGATATTCCAGCACAAGAAGGTGAAAGGGTAACAGTTGCGGTGGCAGCTCCATTAAATGTATATAGAAAGGTGGGGCTCTTTAAATTTAGCCCAAGGGCCCCTGATCTCTATCCTGGCGAGGCTATGTGCATAACAAACCACAAAGATGGGCGAGAATCAATTCTGTTAAGAGCCCCAACAAAAGAAGGAAATTCATCATTACTTAATCCCTCAGTCCTCTTTCCCCTTCTTGCTGTGTTTGCCACTGGTGATGCTGCCTCTGGACTTATTGACCCCGGCTTGCCCCAAGTCCTATCAGTTGTTGCAGTTTCATCGCTTGCTGTTGGAGCCACGTTAAATTCCGTAGTTTTTCCACAGTTGAAGCAG CTTCCACAAGGGTCGGTTGAGGTTACTGCTATCAAACAACGACTTCTATCTCAGTATGATGTGATTCTGTCACGCATCAAAGACCTAAAAGAGGCTGCTGAAAAAGAG ATCTGGATGTTAGCTCGAATGTGCCAACTCGAGAACAAAATTTCAGCTGTTGGAGAACCTTCTTATCG GACTCGTAGAAGTAAAGTCAAAAGGGTGCGAGAGAGCCTGCAAAACTCCCTCAGGGGAAGGATTGAATTAATTGATAGCTATGCCAGG ATTTCTTCAATGATTGAAATTGAAGTGGAGATGGAAACAGATGTTCTTGCTGCTGAAACTGCTAGCAATGCG GATACTATCACAGAACAGATAGAGCAAATTATGGAGATGGAAAATCTGGAGGAG AGATGGAAAATAGAAGCAGAAGCCAATGACGAGGCCGAAAGAATCCTTAGTTCTCAACCTATGCCTTCTGAGGACGTTTAA